A genomic region of Colletotrichum destructivum chromosome 1, complete sequence contains the following coding sequences:
- a CDS encoding Putative MFS transporter superfamily: MAIFKDFRERLKSFNAKERKAIFFYICGIMLYKFGLEAFNGSITALATNRYDFESDTNGTPSRTFERLGLLQGLNQATQCVGSILIAPLIKHYPTKNVLSSAILLFGLMTAILLILDAATGGTFVPAAYRKKHPKDEWSYYGDYDNDAIIPIYTVTGIAYGMVELIRRVIPRDIVGGNVQKLRQMDSLVHIFYEIAGTSGAFVTALVLIPNLGNNRSFVITPICFSLAAILWFFVVDGSHERNALARAEARKSNYFIAIGKGFLLFFESIWVGARILFTSTRFVWLVPAYGVALYGHRYLENGIAPQVARRYLGNSAWSQIMVGGSNFGELLGALFVFLFTNVIKTPIPWLRLDALMLLIVWYIPYWYPPSGQVSQAWIVAATFLPVSFGWAAGDVSLAAFIQASLARLESKEHRVSPLGAVMAFLYSFYIVTYAIAGTFLGRYLDGVYNRTGSVREALVNTAGVHFTIIMAVVFASTFIPKGSRTFNPEMLDDTKLDEDIEEESLSPSEKDLVEDPKLNEKMPAIVV; encoded by the coding sequence ATGGCAATCTTCAAAGATTTCCGCGAGAGGCTCAAGTCCTTCAACgcaaaggaaaggaaagcCATTTTCTTTTACATCTGCGGCATCATGCTGTACAAGTTCGGCCTGGAGGCCTTCAACGGCTCCATCACCGCACTGGCCACGAACCGATATGACTTTGAAAGCGACACCAACGGTACCCCCTCGCGCACCTTTGAGCGTCTCGGTCTGCTCCAGGGGCTAAACCAGGCCACCCAGTGTGTTGGCTCCATTCTCATCGCCCCCCTCATTAAGCACTACCCGACGAAGAATGTGCTGTCGTCTGCTATCCTGCTTTTCGGCCTCATGACGGCAATCCTACTAATACTCGATGCCGCCACCGGCGGTACTTTCGTCCCCGCGGCCTACCGCAAGAAGCACCCCAAGGACGAGTGGTCGTACTACGGCGACTACGATAACGATGCCATCATCCCCATCTACACCGTCACCGGTATCGCCTACGGTATGGTCGAGCTCATCCGTCGCGTCATACCCCGAGACATTGTTGGGGGCAACGTCCAAAAACTTCGTCAGATGGACAGTCTCGTGCACATCTTCTACGAAATTGCTGGTACCTCAGGCGCGTTCGTCACCGCCCTTGTCCTCATCCCGAATCTGGGCAACAACCGATCTTTCGTCATCACCCCGATCTGTTTCTcgctcgccgccatcctgtGGTTCTTCGTCGTTGACGGCAGCCATGAGCGCAACGCGCTCGCACGCGCTGAGGCCCGCAAGAGCAACTacttcatcgccatcggcaaaGGCTTCCTCCTATTCTTTGAGTCCATCTGGGTCGGCGCCAGGATTCTCTTCACGTCAACACGGTTTGTCTGGCTCGTCCCAGCATATGGCGTCGCCCTCTACGGCCACCGATATCTCGAGAATGGAATCGCACCGCAAGTCGCCCGTCGGTACCTCGGCAACTCGGCCTGGTCACAGATCATGGTTGGAGGCTCCAACTTTGGTGaactcctcggcgccctcttcgtcttcctcttcacaAACGTTATCAAGACCCCCATTCCGTGGCTCCGTCTAGATGCCCTCATGTTGCTGATCGTGTGGTACATCCCGTACTGGTACCCGCCCTCGGGCCAGGTCAGCCAGGCTTGGATCGTTGCCGCCACGTTCCTCCCAGTCTCCTTTGGTtgggccgccggcgatgtgTCCCTTGCAGCCTTCATCCAAGCCTCTCTGGCTCGGCTCGAGAGCAAGGAGCACCGCGTGTCTCCCCTGGGTGCCGTCATGGCGTTCCTATACTCATTCTACATTGTCACCTACGCAATTGCCGGCACCTTCCTCGGACGATACCTCGACGGCGTTTACAACCGCACTGGCTCGGTGCGGGAGGCGCTCGTGAACACGGCTGGTGTTCActtcaccatcatcatggccgtcgTTTTCGCCTCGACTTTCATTCCCAAGGGCTCGCGAACATTCAACCCCGAGATGCTAGATGACACgaagctcgacgaggataTTGAGGAGGAGTCTCTCTCACCGTCGGAGAAGGACTTGGTGGAGGACCCCAAGTTAAACGAGAAGATGCCTGCCATTGTTGTTTGA
- a CDS encoding Putative enoyl-CoA hydratase/isomerase, ClpP/crotonase-like domain superfamily: MRSTISHGLAIVAVMAQAVNTLDLPEYVGLKTSQNASVLTVTFHNPSSPINLWNQDTQDGLTDLVSRLQGDNETKVVIFNSDVPKFFMAHLDLAMPALANPEFAETFGTLIYNISRLPQVTIGAVEGRARGAGNELLVSLDMRFATKGESLFGQPEVGSGLFPGGGGSQFLPGLIGRGRAMEYVLSSRDITAEDAAAIGWINRAFDTSAEMYGFIDQLARRLSLFPLSALSGGKQTINRASAPSLEQVVADGRDFFKQQARPEVQDIGRRSAELYGNTSAVDLELNLPDTIPRFYE, translated from the exons ATGCGTTCTACCATCTCTCACGGATTAGCCATTGTCGCCGTGATGGCACAGGCGGTCAACACCCTCGACCTCCCGGAGTACGTCGGGCTCAAGACGTCCCAAAACGCCAGCGTCCTCACGGTGACGTTTCACAACCCGTCGTCCCCCATCAACCTGTGGAACCAGGACACCCAAGACGGCCTGACCGACCTCGTCTCCCGTCTCCAGGGCGATAACGAGACCAAggtcgtcatcttcaacaGCGACGTGCCCAAGTTCTTTATGGCtcatctcgacctcgccatgcCCGCTCTTGCTAACC ccgagttcgccgagaCTTTTGGGACTCTCATCTACAACATTTCGAGACTGCCGCAGGTCACGATTGGTGCCGTTGAGGGCCGGGCTCGCGGCGCAGGCAACGAGCTCCTCGTGTCTCTCGACATGCGCTTCGCTACCAAGGGTGAGAGCCTCTTCGGCCAGCCCGAAGTCGGCAGCGGCCTGTTCCccggcgggggcggcagcCAGTTCCTCCCGGGCCTGATCGGTAGGGGGCGGGCCATGGAATACGTACTTAGCTCGAGGGACatcacggccgaggacgccgcgGCGATTGGCTGGATCAACCGCGCCTTCGACACGTCAGCCGAGATGTACGGCTTCATCGACCAGCTGGCGCGGCGCCTCAGCCTGTTCCCGTTGTCGGCCCTCAGCGGTGGAAAGCAGACCATCAACCGTGCCTCGGCACCGTCTCTCGAACAGGTCGTTGCGGACGGCAGAGATTTCTTCAAGCAGCAGGCGCGCCCTGAGGTACAGGATATCGGACGACGCTCGGCGGAGCTGTATGGGAACACATCTGCTGTAGACTTGGAACTAAACCTTCCTGATACCATCCCGCGCTTTTACGAGTAA
- a CDS encoding Putative short-chain dehydrogenase/reductase SDR, NAD(P)-binding domain superfamily: MPFSPEKDIPDLSGKVIIVTGGSSGLGKESALQLAKHNPAAIYLTARTEARGAAAIREIQAAVPSAKDTIKFLELDLGSFASVQKAAATFLASSDRLDILMNNAGLLASAAGLTPDGYETQFGSNYMGPSLFTKLLLPVLTRTAERPGADVRVVNLSSELFKQAPKGGILLDQVKTPMGNVSSVARYGQSKLADYYHTRVLSRLYPAIKFVGIHPGVVNTGIFDDLIARQPWLSGVAGVIGSVFLTDVRAGVRTQLWASTADRATVKSGGFYNQKIKEFKEAILYDDKAAQELWDWTEREFESKGV, encoded by the coding sequence ATGCCCTTCTCCCCCGAGAAAGATATACCGGACCTTTCCGGCaaggtcatcatcgtcaccggcggcagcagcggcctcggcaaggaaAGCGCGCTGCAGCTCGCGAAGCACAACCCCGCGGCCATCTACCTCACCGCCAGGACCGAAGCGcggggcgccgccgccatccgggAGATCCAGGCCGCCGTGCCCTCCGCCAAGGACACGATCAAGTTCCTCGAGCTGGACCTGGGGTCCTTCGCGTCCGTccagaaggccgccgccaccttcCTGGCCTCGTccgaccgcctcgacatCCTCATGAACAACGCGGGActgttggcctcggcggcgggcctcACGCCTGACGGCTACGAGACCCAGTTCGGCTCCAACTACATGGGGCCCTCCCTCTTCAccaagctgctgctcccgGTCCTCACCAGGACGGCCGAGCggcccggcgccgacgtccgCGTCGTTAACCTCAGCTCCGAGCTTTTCAAACAGGCGCCGAAAGGGGGGATTCTCCTCGACCAAGTTAAGACGCCAATGGGCAATGTCTCCAGCGTGGCGCGCTACGGCCAGTCCAAGCTCGCGGATTACTACCACACCCGTGTCCTGAGCCGGCTCTACCCGGCAATCAAGTTCGTCGGGATCCAccccggcgtcgtcaacacCGGCATTTTTGACGATCTCATTGCGAGACAGCCGTGGCTCAGTGGCGTGGCCGGCGTGATcgggtccgtcttcttgacCGACGTGCGCGCGGGGGTGAGGACGCAGCTATGGGCGAGCACGGCGGATAGGGCGACTGTCAAGAGCGGGGGTTTCTATAATCAAAAAATTAAAGAGTTTAAGGAAGCGATTCTTTACGATGACAAGGCGGCGCAGGAATTATGGGACTGGACAGAGCGGGAGTTCGAGAGCAAAGGGGTTTGA
- a CDS encoding Putative fluoride-specific ion channel FluC yields the protein MQNGSIREHDATIGHDKNDVLDDGLVDNNERRGTFGSPSLTGRRANTNASRTRSIEHGVPDDHETLDGTCADPVGHSPSKNQPGKGQSLEDIRSDVGRGRRPSDLEMMQDDRRDERDGTTETPQPPAGPATHVSNLASQVYTLSYLVFFAILGTLARLGVQALTTYPGAPVSFGVLWANVGGSLIMGFLAEDRKLFKQEWGAAMYHDQVRGARRQSDVFNSGGGAVADLAAAKKAHLAIKKTIPLYIGLATGFCGSFTSFSSFIRDVFLAVSNDLPGADRAAPEARGGGDSFMAALAVTFTTVALSLSALIAGAHLATALEPITPSLSSSRGRGPLNHAAVVLGWGAWLGAVLLAVFPPRDAWRGQAVFSLVFAPLGCVARFYVSLWLNSRAPAFPLGTFAVNVTGAAVLGACWNLGHAEIGGVVGCQVLQGVEDGFCGCLTTVSTWVAELTVLRRRHAYVYGVSSVVAGFAVLVVIMGTMRWTEGFGPLMCIH from the coding sequence ATGCAAAACGGCAGCATTCGCGAGCACGACGCCACAATAGGGCACGACAAGAACGACGTCCTTGATGACGGGCTAGTCGACAATAACGAGCGGAGAGGCACCTTCGGCAGCCCTTCGTTGACGGGACGAAGAGCGAACACCAATGCGTCACGCACGAGGTCGATCGAGCACGGCGTGCCCGACGACCACGAGACCCTCGACGGAACGTGTGCGGACCCTGTCGGCCACAGCCCCAGCAAGAACCAGCCGGGCAAGGGTCAGAGTCTGGAGGATATCCGGTCGGATGtgggacgaggccgccgcccgtctgATTTGGAGATGATGCAGGACGACCGACGGGACGAGCGGGACGGGACGACCGAGACAccgcagccgccggccgggccCGCGACGCACGTCTCGAATCTAGCGAGCCAGGTCTACACGCTCTCAtacctcgtcttcttcgccatcctcggcacCCTCGCCCGCCTGGGCGTCCAGGCGCTGACGACCTACCCTGGCGCGCCCGTGTCCTTTGGCGTCCTCTGGGCcaacgtcggcggcagcttAATCATGGGCTTTCTTGCCGAGGACCGGAAGCTGTTCAAGCAGGAATGGGGCGCGGCGATGTACCACGACCAGGTCCGCGGGGCGCGGCGACAGTCAGATGTCTTCAacagcggcggtggcgcggTGGCCGACCTGGCGGCTGCGAAGAAGGCCCATCTCGCGATCAAGAAGACAATCCCCCTGTACATTGGCCTTGCCACGGGCTTCTGCGGCTCCTTCACGTCCTTCTCATCCTTTATCCgcgacgtcttcctcgcGGTGAGCAACGACCTACCAGGCGCGGACCGCGCGGCGCCCGAAgcgcgaggcggcggggacTCTTTCATGGCGGCGCTCGCCGTCACTTTCACCACCGTGgccctctcgctctcggcgCTGATCGCCGGTGCCCACCTCGCGACGGCTCTCGAACCGATCACACCGtccctctcgtcctcgcgcgGGCGCGGCCCGCTCAACCACGCCGCCGTGGTCCTCGGCTGGGGCGCCTGGCTCGGCGCGgtgctcctcgccgtctttcCCCCGCGCGACGCCTGGCGCGGCCAGGCCGTATTCTCGCTCGTCTTCGCGCCGCTGGGCTGCGTCGCGCGGTTCTACGTGAGCCTGTGGCTTAACTCGCGGGCACCAGCGTTCCCGCTGGGCACGTTCGCGGTCAACGTCACGGGCGCCGCGGTGCTCGGCGCGTGTTGGAACCTGGGGCACGCGGAGATCGGGGGCGTGGTCGGGTGCCAGGTGctgcagggcgtcgaggacgggtTCTGCGGTTGTCTGACGACGGTGTCAACGTGGGTGGCCGAGCTGACGGTGCTGAGGAGGCGGCACGCGTATGTGTACGGCGTGTCGAGCGTGGTTGCGGGGTTTGCGGTGCTGGTGGTGATCATGGGGACAATGCGGTGGACGGAAGGGTTTGGGCCGTTGATGTGTATCCATTAA
- a CDS encoding Putative Phosphoribosyltransferase domain-containing protein — MASSTPELPSNVHVSQHPCLRAKLSQLRSQSTPAKDVKSLVNEIALMVAYEALSASTKATDGPKDATPLGFDFISTEIAPSRLCLVPILRSGLGMVEAVQTILPTPVPVHHLGLYREPSTLEPVEYYNNLPNHLADDGSNSQASDLAIILDPVIATGGTCAAAIQTLREWGVKRIVVLAVIGAAEGVRRAAAEWAGATEIWIAGVDAELTPEGMLKPGLGDVGDRLFLTIGK; from the exons ATGGCTTCTTCAACGCCTGAGCTCCCCTCCAACGTCCATGTCTCCCAACACCCCTGTCTGCGGGCGAAGCTCTCCCAGCTTCGGTCACAATCAACACCGGCGAAAGACGTCAAGTCCCTGGTGAACGAAATCGCGTTGATGGTGGCATACGAAGCACTTTCTGCCTCGACGAAAGCGACAGACGGTCCCAAG GATGCGACCCCTCTAGGCTTCGACTTCATCTCGACTGAAATCGCCCCCTCGCGCCTCTGCCTCGTTCCCATTCTCCGCTCGGGTCTTGGCATGGTAGAAG CTGTCCAGACGATCCTCCCGACCCCGGTCCccgtccaccacctcggcctcTACCGCGAACCCTCGACCCTCGAGCCCGTCGAGTACTACAACAACCTCCCCAACCAccttgccgacgacggctccAACTCGCAGGCCAGcgacctcgccatcatcctcgatCCCGTCATCGCGACGGGTGgcacctgcgccgccgccatccagacCCTGCGCGAGTGGGGCGTCAAGCGCATTGTCGTCCTTGCCGTCATAGgtgccgccgagggcgtcaggcgcgccgccgccgagtgGGCCGGCGCCACCGAGATCTGGATCGCCGGCGTTGACGCCGAGCTGACGCCTGAGGGCATGCTGAAGCCGGGCTTGGGCGATGTCGGCGATCGGCTGTTTCTTACAATTGGCAAATAA